A single window of Crassostrea angulata isolate pt1a10 chromosome 8, ASM2561291v2, whole genome shotgun sequence DNA harbors:
- the LOC128157780 gene encoding uncharacterized protein LOC128157780 → MTEGLEQATNIVAGTIQQGFTELSTTVNEKLKQIKIAIKKQEIIIDTPPFSGKPSEFRAWINAINKALVLNPHLTDDEKVRLALRHSRGDVSDYIGLYIEQCVHDQTVERGWGHLKNQLILRFGECSDKHHAYASLFKIKQKPDENVQVYSTRLSRLALDAFDSLDPPEVQRQLVQLFIDGMSDDHMKIKIMHQKPTTLTAAADSALSIQNFHTEVKMRLGKEFVPTRDPEEVVFPRLRPVAPDPPNPIQTLNPQTPLPATRTIVPMEIGHMRYRRRPRTEQFENACFNCKREGHIARNCPERTRQPQARKRPTPKNRLN, encoded by the coding sequence ATGACTGAAGGTTTAGAACAAGCCACAAATATTGTTGCTGGTACGATACAGCAAGGGTTTACTGAACTTAGTACGACAGTGAATGAGAAactcaaacaaattaaaattgccATTAAAAAGCAAGAAATCATAATTGATACACCTCCTTTTTCGGGGAAGCCGTCGGAATTCCGGGCTTGGATAAATGCAATAAACAAAGCTTTGGTCTTAAATCCCCATTTGACAGATGATGAAAAAGTCCGTCTTGCTCTAAGACATAGTAGGGGGGATGTAAGTGACTATATCGGCCTGTACATTGAACAGTGCGTGCATGACCAAACTGTAGAAAGGGGATGGGGACACCTGAAAAACCAACTAATATTAAGATTTGGGGAATGTAGTGACAAACATCACGCATATGCATCCctgttcaaaattaaacaaaaacctGACGAAAATGTCCAGGTGTACAGCACTCGACTCTCTCGACTGGCACTCGATGCATTTGACAGCCTTGACCCTCCTGAGGTACAGCGCCAGTTGGTACAATTATTCATTGACGGTATGTCCGACGATcacatgaaaatcaaaatcatgcaTCAAAAGCCGACTACGCTGACGGCTGCCGCGGATAGCGCGCTTTCAATACAGAACTTTCATACCGAGGTTAAAATGCGGTTAGGGAAAGAGTTTGTCCCGACGCGAGATCCGGAAGAGGTGGTATTTCCCAGGCTCAGACCTGTCGCGCCTGATCCGCCTAACCCTATCCAAACTTTAAATCCTCAAACCCCCCTCCCTGCCACTCGCACTATTGTGCCTATGGAAATAGGTCACATGCGGTATAGAAGAAGGCCCAGAACTGAACAATTTGAGAATGCATGCTTTAATTGTAAAAGAGAAGGTCACATAGCTCGAAATTGCCCCGAAAGAACAAGACAGCCCCAAGCTCGAAAACGTCCCACCCCGAAAAACCGTTTAAACTAA